One Desulfovibrionales bacterium genomic region harbors:
- a CDS encoding RnfABCDGE type electron transport complex subunit B, protein MGPTITAIVAMGALGLGLSVVLGVAAKVFYIYVDPRIGAVTDVLPGANCGGCGYAGCSDCAAAIVEGKAPVNACKAGGAGTAAAVAQVLGVSAAVGEREVARIFCKGDSAKAERKFKYMGINDCRAAMLVSSGDKSCSYGCLGLGTCVANCPFGALSMGEDGLPKVDDEKCTACGTCVKVCPRHIPKVVPVSQKAASLCSSHDVGKLVKEICDAGCLGCGLCKKACPEKAIEIVKFLSVVDAKKCTGCGACFEKCPTGIIQSLVFTVV, encoded by the coding sequence ATGGGACCGACAATTACGGCAATCGTAGCTATGGGGGCACTGGGATTGGGGCTGAGTGTAGTGCTGGGGGTGGCCGCCAAGGTCTTTTACATCTACGTTGACCCCCGGATAGGGGCAGTTACGGATGTCCTGCCCGGCGCTAATTGTGGCGGCTGCGGTTATGCGGGATGCAGCGACTGTGCGGCGGCTATTGTGGAAGGCAAGGCGCCGGTTAATGCCTGTAAGGCTGGCGGCGCCGGTACGGCCGCGGCCGTGGCCCAAGTGTTAGGTGTTTCAGCGGCGGTTGGAGAGCGCGAGGTCGCCAGGATCTTCTGTAAAGGTGACAGTGCCAAGGCCGAACGAAAGTTCAAATACATGGGTATTAATGACTGCCGGGCGGCCATGCTGGTCTCCAGTGGTGATAAATCTTGTAGCTACGGATGCCTGGGGCTGGGCACATGCGTAGCCAATTGTCCGTTTGGGGCGCTCAGCATGGGGGAAGACGGCCTGCCCAAAGTAGATGATGAGAAATGTACGGCCTGCGGGACGTGTGTCAAGGTGTGTCCGCGGCATATCCCTAAGGTGGTTCCGGTATCGCAGAAAGCGGCTAGTCTGTGCTCTTCGCATGATGTCGGCAAGCTGGTCAAGGAGATCTGCGATGCCGGCTGTCTGGGCTGCGGCCTGTGCAAGAAGGCGTGTCCGGAAAAGGCGATTGAGATCGTGAAATTCCTTTCCGTAGTGGATGCCAAAAAATGCACCGGATGCGGGGCATGCTTTGAGAAGTGCCCGACCGGTATTATTCAAAGCTTAGTTTTCACCGTAGTATGA
- a CDS encoding SoxR reducing system RseC family protein — protein sequence MSRIREEEGEVIAVEGKQAKVRIKCSPACDSCSSHKTCGLLGEGEMVLTALNSVGASKGERVRVSLKVEGEVKASFILYLVPLVGLIAGALIGYYTQFLGDKDISGAVFSLLFVALTFIGIKYYAHFKYSGDQSYNPIITKVVA from the coding sequence ATGTCTCGTATTCGCGAAGAAGAAGGCGAAGTAATCGCCGTTGAAGGCAAGCAGGCCAAGGTCAGGATCAAGTGCAGTCCGGCCTGTGACAGTTGCTCAAGCCACAAGACGTGCGGGCTGCTTGGTGAAGGCGAGATGGTGCTTACGGCATTAAATAGCGTAGGGGCCTCCAAGGGTGAGAGGGTGCGCGTCTCACTCAAGGTAGAAGGGGAAGTAAAGGCGTCTTTTATTTTATATCTTGTTCCCCTGGTTGGTCTGATAGCCGGGGCGCTGATAGGTTATTACACGCAGTTTTTGGGCGATAAGGATATTTCAGGGGCCGTTTTTAGTCTTTTGTTCGTGGCGCTTACCTTCATCGGCATAAAATATTATGCCCACTTCAAATATAGCGGAGATCAGTCCTACAATCCAATAATTACAAAGGTAGTGGCTTAG
- a CDS encoding cytochrome c family protein produces MKIFIMIIASFLFFTYGMGLLFTLQTAQAAKGKATYVGMARCKECHPKEVETYLTWKYSKNFRIIQMRKKDRDPNCLRCHTTGFGQPGGFCSVEKTPDMANKQCESCHGPASLHLKAPTKEEHQRTLTIPKNLCTTCHSGHRHPGWY; encoded by the coding sequence ATGAAAATATTTATTATGATAATCGCCTCTTTCTTATTTTTTACTTACGGCATGGGCTTGTTGTTTACCTTACAAACAGCGCAGGCGGCAAAGGGCAAGGCTACCTATGTGGGGATGGCAAGGTGTAAAGAGTGTCATCCTAAAGAGGTAGAGACATACTTAACGTGGAAGTACTCCAAGAATTTTCGAATTATCCAGATGAGAAAGAAAGACCGTGATCCGAATTGCCTTCGCTGCCATACTACAGGTTTTGGACAGCCGGGTGGTTTTTGCAGTGTGGAAAAAACACCGGATATGGCAAACAAACAGTGTGAATCCTGCCATGGCCCGGCCAGCCTGCATCTTAAGGCCCCAACGAAAGAGGAACATCAGAGGACTTTGACCATTCCTAAAAATCTCTGCACTACCTGTCATAGCGGACATAGACATCCAGGGTGGTACTGA
- a CDS encoding sodium:proton antiporter produces MTRGKLSSLFLLICLTVFPSVALASEAGHGHGGINLGEVLPLYSAIPFAGMLLSIALMPLFLPKFWHHHFGKVSAFWAVLVAIPMVIAYTGTAVYEFMHVIVADYVPFIILLWALFTVSGGILLKGSLRGTPVVNTVMLIIGTALASWMGTTGAAMLMIRPFLRANSYRKNRSFMVVFFIFLVANIGGALTPLGDPPLFLGFLHGVPFTWTFNILPQMLAVAAIVLCIYFVVDTYMYKKEGITAPVDEGVKEPLGLDGSLNFLFLAGIIGAVLMSGLVDWGSINMFGIHRSVADLARDGILILMGVLSLVTTSKKVREDNDFTWAPILEVAYLFAGIFISMVPCLLILKAGTKGALAFLIEAVKEPAHYFWASGILSSFLDNAPTYLTFFSTALGSYYPGMPEAQAVPKLIAENAIYLKAISCGSVFMGANTYIGNAPNFMVRSIAEEAGTPMPSFFGYMVKYSIPVLCTTFVAITFIFFM; encoded by the coding sequence ATGACTCGAGGAAAGTTGTCGTCGCTTTTTCTGCTGATATGTCTAACCGTGTTTCCATCGGTTGCGCTGGCCTCTGAGGCCGGGCACGGACATGGAGGGATTAATTTAGGAGAGGTGCTGCCTCTTTATAGCGCCATACCCTTTGCGGGAATGCTCCTTTCCATTGCCCTTATGCCGCTTTTCCTGCCCAAGTTCTGGCATCATCACTTCGGCAAGGTCTCCGCTTTCTGGGCGGTGCTGGTGGCTATTCCAATGGTTATCGCCTATACGGGTACGGCCGTGTATGAATTTATGCATGTGATAGTGGCGGATTATGTGCCCTTTATCATCCTGCTCTGGGCGCTGTTTACCGTCTCAGGTGGTATCCTCCTCAAAGGTTCGCTAAGGGGCACGCCGGTAGTAAATACGGTCATGCTCATCATAGGCACGGCGTTGGCCTCGTGGATGGGCACTACGGGAGCGGCCATGCTTATGATCCGGCCATTCCTTCGGGCCAACAGCTATAGGAAGAACCGGAGCTTTATGGTGGTTTTCTTTATCTTCCTGGTGGCCAATATAGGCGGGGCCTTAACCCCGCTTGGCGACCCGCCGCTCTTCCTCGGATTTCTGCACGGGGTGCCCTTTACCTGGACATTTAATATACTACCCCAGATGCTGGCGGTTGCGGCCATAGTCCTCTGCATATACTTTGTGGTCGATACCTACATGTATAAGAAGGAAGGGATAACCGCGCCGGTGGATGAGGGCGTCAAAGAGCCTCTTGGACTGGACGGGTCCCTGAATTTCCTTTTCTTGGCCGGTATCATTGGGGCAGTACTGATGAGCGGCCTGGTGGACTGGGGTTCCATTAATATGTTCGGCATACACCGTTCGGTGGCTGACCTGGCCCGTGACGGTATCCTGATCCTCATGGGCGTACTTTCCCTGGTGACTACCTCCAAGAAGGTCAGGGAGGATAATGACTTCACCTGGGCGCCGATACTGGAGGTGGCCTATCTATTTGCCGGCATATTCATCAGCATGGTTCCCTGCCTGCTCATCCTGAAGGCGGGAACCAAGGGCGCTTTAGCTTTTCTTATCGAGGCGGTGAAGGAACCGGCGCATTATTTCTGGGCCTCGGGCATCCTCTCCAGCTTTCTGGACAATGCCCCGACCTATTTGACCTTCTTCAGCACGGCGCTGGGGAGTTACTATCCGGGTATGCCGGAGGCACAGGCAGTGCCGAAGCTCATTGCAGAGAACGCTATATATCTCAAGGCCATTTCCTGCGGTTCGGTCTTTATGGGGGCCAACACCTATATCGGCAACGCCCCGAACTTTATGGTAAGATCTATTGCTGAGGAGGCGGGTACACCCATGCCGAGCTTCTTCGGATATATGGTCAAGTATTCTATCCCGGTGCTTTGTACGACCTTTGTGGCTATAACCTTTATCTTCTTCATGTAA
- a CDS encoding RnfABCDGE type electron transport complex subunit C, translated as MSPGSFSGGICLSISDANANKPFERIIPSGVVTIPLRQDLGGICNAKVKKGDEVKVGQVIGESAGPEGASIHATVSGKVADVIKAYPHFSGGFVPAVLIESDGKDEWVGLEGSADPMAAIQQAGIVDFDIKPVPLVTKLNEAKSRRANAFIVNAMDIEPVLSSRSRLLSERVQEVACGIDTIKNIIGAASVYVAVDKGASQAMSAVGSACGGAATVVGLNPKYPQAVDLLLVKSILGKEVPCTEAYCVADIGALVLSVETVAAVGRAMADKKPVVDRFITITGANGTGAKNVQVRIGTPIKEVLGHCGISVEGMGKVIAGGPMMGTAIANTETPVTKELLGIFVQNEKDITKSEAAVCIKCGFCVDVCPMQLMPFLISGLSESANYTMAQGYEIFTCIECGCCAYVCPVRIPMVQWIKFGKAQILAQRSSE; from the coding sequence ATGAGCCCAGGTAGCTTTTCTGGCGGTATTTGCTTGTCTATTTCAGACGCAAACGCAAACAAACCCTTCGAACGTATCATCCCCTCCGGTGTTGTGACTATCCCTCTCAGGCAGGATCTCGGCGGAATTTGCAATGCCAAGGTCAAAAAGGGTGATGAGGTCAAGGTCGGACAGGTAATCGGTGAAAGCGCAGGTCCGGAAGGCGCCTCTATCCATGCCACGGTTTCCGGTAAAGTAGCCGACGTAATAAAGGCCTATCCCCATTTTTCAGGGGGATTCGTCCCGGCTGTGCTCATAGAATCCGATGGCAAGGATGAGTGGGTGGGACTGGAGGGCAGCGCGGATCCAATGGCCGCCATACAACAGGCGGGAATTGTTGATTTTGATATAAAACCGGTCCCGCTTGTGACTAAGCTCAACGAGGCAAAGTCTCGCCGGGCTAACGCCTTTATTGTGAATGCCATGGACATAGAGCCGGTACTCTCGAGCCGGTCACGTCTGTTGTCTGAAAGGGTTCAGGAAGTGGCCTGCGGGATAGACACTATAAAAAACATAATCGGCGCGGCATCGGTGTATGTTGCCGTCGATAAAGGTGCGTCTCAGGCTATGTCCGCTGTCGGTTCCGCCTGCGGTGGCGCGGCTACCGTAGTGGGGTTGAACCCTAAGTACCCCCAGGCTGTTGACCTCTTACTGGTAAAGTCGATCCTGGGGAAGGAGGTGCCCTGTACAGAGGCCTATTGTGTGGCCGATATAGGGGCCCTGGTTCTGAGCGTCGAGACGGTGGCGGCGGTGGGCCGGGCTATGGCGGACAAAAAGCCGGTGGTGGACAGGTTTATAACCATTACCGGCGCCAATGGGACCGGCGCCAAAAATGTCCAGGTAAGGATAGGCACGCCGATTAAGGAAGTTCTGGGGCACTGTGGAATTTCCGTGGAAGGGATGGGCAAGGTTATAGCCGGCGGCCCCATGATGGGCACGGCCATCGCCAATACCGAGACGCCGGTGACCAAAGAGTTGCTCGGTATTTTCGTACAAAATGAAAAAGACATCACAAAATCTGAAGCGGCCGTCTGTATAAAATGTGGTTTTTGTGTGGACGTTTGTCCAATGCAACTCATGCCCTTCCTCATCTCGGGCTTGTCTGAATCGGCCAACTACACTATGGCCCAGGGATATGAGATTTTTACCTGTATAGAGTGTGGTTGCTGTGCCTATGTGTGTCCGGTGAGGATACCCATGGTGCAATGGATAAAATTCGGCAAGGCACAAATTCTAGCGCAAAGGAGTAGCGAATGA
- a CDS encoding FAD:protein FMN transferase, whose product MDKTGIKNGSQALTSRRDCLKIIGMLGLGMAVPNVFPTSSEAKLSNGLNQVSRTIPLMGTFVNITVLHPSQDKALEAVEKGFARMEKLVKVFDRYSNSTPVSRLNHKGQLRDICPELAQVMSKASYFHFLSQGSFDITVQPLVDLYKETFARTGHAPSSEKVQEKLALVDADKIQFNKQGIRFLKDGMGITLDGIAKGYIVDEAANALKKMGVQYALINAGGDIRAIGGNGPNKSWKIGITDPRKQKPYLQTIALNNGAVATSGNYEVYFDREKLYHHIIDTHTGRSPRDLASVSITAPTVMEADALSTTVFVEGIEKGMRLVEALPNVEAMVIITSGNKKFASKGWKTA is encoded by the coding sequence ATGGATAAGACTGGCATTAAAAATGGATCACAGGCTTTAACCAGCCGGAGAGACTGTCTTAAGATTATAGGCATGCTCGGTCTCGGTATGGCCGTTCCCAATGTTTTCCCAACATCATCCGAGGCCAAACTTTCTAACGGTCTTAATCAAGTCAGCAGGACCATTCCCCTTATGGGCACTTTTGTCAATATAACCGTGCTGCATCCATCTCAGGACAAGGCCCTTGAGGCCGTGGAAAAGGGCTTTGCACGGATGGAGAAACTGGTCAAGGTATTTGACCGCTACTCTAACAGCACCCCGGTATCCCGGTTAAACCATAAGGGGCAGCTTAGGGATATCTGCCCGGAATTAGCACAGGTTATGAGCAAGGCCTCCTACTTTCATTTCCTGAGTCAGGGTTCTTTTGACATAACAGTCCAACCCCTTGTTGACCTCTATAAAGAAACGTTTGCCAGGACCGGCCATGCGCCGTCATCAGAAAAAGTCCAAGAAAAATTGGCCCTGGTTGATGCCGATAAGATACAGTTCAATAAACAAGGTATCCGCTTTCTGAAAGACGGCATGGGCATCACCCTTGATGGCATAGCTAAAGGTTACATCGTTGACGAAGCCGCCAACGCCTTGAAAAAAATGGGCGTACAGTATGCACTGATCAACGCCGGTGGGGATATCCGGGCTATCGGCGGGAACGGCCCGAATAAGTCCTGGAAAATCGGCATTACCGATCCCAGGAAGCAAAAACCATATCTTCAAACAATAGCATTAAACAATGGCGCGGTGGCCACGTCCGGTAACTATGAGGTTTACTTTGACCGGGAAAAGCTCTACCACCACATTATTGATACGCATACCGGCCGGTCTCCCAGGGATCTGGCCAGTGTAAGCATCACCGCTCCCACGGTCATGGAGGCCGATGCGCTTTCTACCACCGTCTTTGTTGAAGGCATAGAAAAAGGCATGCGACTTGTAGAGGCATTGCCGAATGTGGAGGCTATGGTAATAATAACCAGCGGGAATAAGAAATTCGCTTCTAAGGGTTGGAAGACGGCCTAA
- a CDS encoding RnfABCDGE type electron transport complex subunit A → MEQSWFMFILSAIIINNILLIRFLGNCPFLGVTTAMDSAIGMSAACIFVNVLSGVLCWIFQKAVLDTLGLEYLQTLAFILIIAGLVQFVEMVLQKMSPGLYRALGIYLPLITTNCMIFGVAVLNIQEDYDFMHTVVYSIATAVGFSVAMVIMAGIRERMRIAHIPKLLDGVPLGLITAGMIGLSFFGLAGVG, encoded by the coding sequence ATGGAACAAAGCTGGTTCATGTTTATACTTTCAGCTATCATTATAAATAACATCCTCTTGATAAGGTTCCTGGGTAACTGTCCGTTTCTGGGGGTTACCACGGCCATGGACAGCGCCATCGGCATGTCGGCCGCCTGTATATTCGTCAACGTCCTGTCCGGGGTTCTCTGCTGGATATTTCAGAAGGCGGTGCTGGATACCCTGGGTCTGGAATATCTCCAGACCCTGGCCTTTATCCTGATCATCGCCGGGTTGGTCCAGTTTGTAGAGATGGTCCTTCAGAAGATGTCGCCTGGGCTATATCGTGCCCTGGGTATCTACCTGCCGCTTATTACTACCAACTGCATGATTTTTGGTGTGGCCGTGCTGAATATCCAGGAAGACTACGATTTTATGCATACAGTGGTGTATTCCATTGCTACGGCGGTGGGTTTCAGCGTGGCCATGGTGATCATGGCCGGCATCAGGGAACGGATGCGGATCGCACATATACCGAAGCTGTTGGACGGGGTGCCGCTTGGCCTGATTACGGCCGGGATGATAGGCCTTTCCTTTTTCGGACTGGCCGGCGTAGGTTGA
- a CDS encoding cytochrome c3 family protein, translating into MKNRGILLMIVMAVFIIATCAYAQEEMLKLEHKAFEKRQRPGVTFPHAQHFATIECTACHHFYVNGQNVWDESRETNCAACHGLEAEGKKMGLMKAFHENCVGCHRETKPAAGKLLPVMCGECHKK; encoded by the coding sequence ATGAAAAACAGGGGCATTCTGCTGATGATAGTCATGGCTGTTTTTATAATAGCTACCTGTGCTTACGCCCAGGAGGAAATGCTGAAACTGGAGCATAAGGCCTTTGAAAAACGACAGAGGCCGGGCGTAACATTCCCGCATGCCCAACACTTTGCTACCATTGAGTGTACGGCGTGCCATCATTTTTATGTAAATGGACAGAACGTCTGGGATGAATCGCGGGAGACGAATTGTGCGGCCTGCCACGGCTTGGAGGCCGAAGGTAAGAAAATGGGCCTTATGAAGGCGTTTCACGAAAACTGCGTAGGTTGCCACCGGGAGACCAAACCGGCAGCAGGCAAGTTACTCCCGGTGATGTGTGGCGAATGTCACAAAAAATAA
- a CDS encoding RnfABCDGE type electron transport complex subunit G has translation MQLREIIKMIVVLTLVAAVCGGGLSLVKMATAEQIAYQKIKNIKEPALKKVLTGYDNDPVTDRKDIVTGKDKKGKDIITTFFFAKSGGKVISVAFETSAGGFHGDVGVMVAVNPATDKLDGCAITTQTETPGVGSRVADDPSFCAQFKGKSVSENFGLTSAGGVVQGLSGATVSSTGVSNAMKAGIEVYKKYKSQLGV, from the coding sequence GTGCAACTTCGTGAAATTATCAAGATGATCGTGGTGTTGACGCTTGTGGCGGCTGTCTGCGGCGGCGGACTGTCTTTAGTAAAGATGGCCACGGCTGAGCAAATTGCCTACCAAAAGATTAAGAATATCAAGGAACCGGCGCTGAAGAAGGTGCTGACCGGTTATGATAATGATCCCGTCACAGACCGGAAGGACATCGTGACCGGCAAAGACAAAAAAGGGAAAGATATTATAACCACGTTTTTCTTTGCCAAGAGCGGAGGAAAAGTTATCTCTGTGGCGTTCGAGACTTCTGCCGGTGGATTTCACGGAGATGTCGGTGTTATGGTGGCGGTAAACCCTGCTACCGACAAACTGGACGGCTGTGCCATTACCACTCAGACCGAGACACCGGGTGTCGGCAGCAGGGTAGCGGATGACCCGTCCTTCTGTGCCCAGTTCAAAGGCAAGTCTGTATCGGAAAATTTCGGACTTACTTCAGCCGGCGGTGTGGTACAGGGCCTGAGCGGGGCCACGGTGTCATCGACCGGTGTTAGTAATGCGATGAAGGCCGGTATAGAAGTGTATAAAAAATACAAGTCCCAGTTGGGTGTATAA
- a CDS encoding RnfABCDGE type electron transport complex subunit D, with the protein MKAPELVVSATPHIHSGNSVQKMMLNIIIALLPAVAIGIYFYGMGALVVAAVSVVSAVAWEAILQKILGRQLALGNLTAVASGLVFAAILPPTLPWWMITIATLIMILLGKEIYGGLGNNPFNGVLVAYVALKISYPEAMITWTPPAGDIMTELPPLQVLRDEGVGVIWEYFTLKDLLMGKVAGTVGEGCKIALLIGGLFLLLRRNFSWHIPAGFLTGIVVLSGILWMANAEKYASPLFHLLTGGSLLAAFFLATDSTTSPVTPGGKLLSGLLAGMLAVVIRAWAQWEDGAYFAVFMAGTLTPLLDKIRPRVYGRVKASATS; encoded by the coding sequence ATGAAAGCCCCGGAACTTGTTGTATCCGCAACGCCGCATATCCATAGCGGCAATTCCGTTCAAAAGATGATGCTTAATATAATTATCGCCCTGCTCCCGGCTGTAGCTATCGGTATTTATTTTTATGGCATGGGTGCCTTAGTGGTAGCGGCCGTTTCCGTAGTTTCGGCAGTGGCCTGGGAGGCTATCCTGCAGAAAATATTAGGGCGGCAACTCGCCCTTGGTAATCTTACTGCAGTGGCAAGCGGTCTGGTTTTCGCTGCAATCCTCCCACCCACACTCCCCTGGTGGATGATAACCATTGCCACGCTCATCATGATACTCCTTGGCAAGGAGATTTACGGGGGGTTGGGAAACAACCCATTCAATGGAGTATTGGTAGCCTATGTGGCCTTAAAAATATCTTACCCGGAGGCCATGATCACCTGGACGCCGCCGGCCGGTGATATCATGACCGAGCTGCCCCCCCTCCAGGTCTTAAGGGATGAAGGGGTCGGGGTTATCTGGGAATACTTTACTTTGAAAGACCTCCTCATGGGCAAGGTTGCCGGTACCGTAGGTGAAGGGTGCAAGATTGCGTTACTGATAGGCGGCCTGTTCCTTCTTTTAAGGCGGAATTTTTCCTGGCACATCCCGGCTGGTTTCCTGACGGGTATCGTCGTCTTATCAGGTATTTTGTGGATGGCCAATGCCGAAAAGTACGCCAGCCCGCTTTTCCATCTCCTGACCGGTGGTAGTCTCCTGGCGGCCTTTTTCCTGGCTACCGATTCGACTACCTCGCCGGTTACACCGGGCGGTAAACTTCTGTCTGGATTGTTAGCCGGTATGCTTGCGGTGGTTATCAGGGCATGGGCTCAGTGGGAGGATGGGGCCTATTTCGCTGTTTTTATGGCCGGTACGTTAACCCCGCTCTTAGATAAGATCAGACCAAGAGTTTACGGGAGGGTAAAAGCCAGTGCAACTTCGTGA
- a CDS encoding universal stress protein, translated as MKKVLFATKFRELAFDALESLLDLKAAGLKEVILTYIIPREEVAFVPYGGYMKDEEERLREQARIRFEDWQEALSKADVDSKIRIEVGEPVPKLVRIAEKEKVNLIVAGRKKRTALEKVYVGSHTLDLLRRSTAIPVLISKYMVYCDMEGQCVRRVNEHPFQRPLFATDWSKPSQNALEFITTLKGAMDKVDVAHIIGVKISKSLDKSELNRIEKESKVRLDKYCATLKKAGIKAEPHLTAGRTASEIIRLSRGLNSTMIVLGTTGKDRVKEFFVGSVSHRIAEASELPTLLVP; from the coding sequence ATGAAAAAGGTTCTGTTTGCGACTAAATTCAGGGAATTGGCCTTTGACGCCCTGGAGTCTCTTCTGGATTTGAAGGCGGCCGGGCTTAAGGAGGTAATCCTTACCTACATAATCCCACGTGAGGAAGTGGCCTTTGTGCCTTACGGGGGCTACATGAAGGATGAGGAGGAGCGCCTCAGGGAGCAGGCCCGGATCCGGTTTGAAGACTGGCAGGAGGCCCTTTCCAAGGCGGATGTGGATAGTAAAATCCGCATCGAGGTCGGTGAGCCGGTTCCAAAGCTAGTCAGAATTGCTGAAAAAGAGAAGGTCAACCTGATTGTAGCCGGACGGAAAAAGCGGACGGCCCTGGAAAAAGTCTATGTGGGTTCACATACCCTGGATTTATTGCGCCGGAGTACGGCCATCCCGGTCCTTATAAGCAAGTATATGGTCTATTGTGATATGGAGGGGCAATGTGTAAGGCGTGTTAATGAACACCCCTTCCAGAGGCCCTTGTTTGCTACCGACTGGTCGAAGCCTTCACAGAATGCTCTTGAATTTATTACAACTCTGAAGGGCGCCATGGATAAGGTGGATGTGGCCCACATCATTGGGGTTAAGATATCCAAGAGCCTCGATAAAAGTGAGCTGAACCGTATAGAAAAGGAGAGTAAGGTAAGGCTGGACAAATACTGCGCGACACTGAAGAAGGCGGGTATCAAGGCCGAACCCCATCTGACCGCCGGGCGTACTGCCAGCGAGATTATACGACTTTCCCGGGGATTAAACTCCACCATGATTGTACTGGGGACGACAGGAAAAGATCGCGTTAAGGAGTTTTTTGTCGGTAGCGTCTCTCACCGCATAGCCGAGGCATCTGAGCTTCCGACGCTGTTGGTGCCGTAA
- a CDS encoding universal stress protein, translating to MSQKILIAMDESEYSMKAVRYVADTVNPKAVEITLFSVLPEAPGTGLEKEPSLIPLFQSRLTELKGLTEEKRKIMESATASARKILEGAGIPDNKIGVKIQVKKVGIARDIMFEAQEGKYSAIVVGRRGVSAIKEFMFGSISNKVVSFARNCTVWVVD from the coding sequence ATGTCTCAGAAGATATTGATAGCCATGGATGAGTCGGAATATTCCATGAAGGCGGTGCGGTATGTGGCTGATACCGTGAATCCAAAGGCCGTGGAGATAACCCTTTTTAGCGTGTTGCCGGAGGCGCCTGGCACCGGCCTGGAAAAGGAGCCATCGCTGATTCCCCTTTTTCAGAGCCGGTTAACCGAGTTAAAGGGTCTTACGGAAGAGAAGCGCAAGATAATGGAATCCGCTACGGCTTCAGCCAGGAAGATTCTGGAGGGAGCAGGGATACCGGACAACAAAATAGGCGTCAAGATCCAGGTAAAGAAGGTTGGTATAGCCCGGGACATCATGTTTGAGGCCCAGGAAGGAAAGTATAGCGCCATTGTCGTTGGGCGACGAGGTGTTTCTGCCATAAAGGAATTTATGTTCGGCAGCATTTCGAACAAGGTGGTAAGTTTCGCACGAAACTGCACGGTCTGGGTTGTGGATTAA